The Streptomyces sp. NBC_00691 genome has a segment encoding these proteins:
- a CDS encoding exo-beta-N-acetylmuramidase NamZ family protein: protein MGLSRRKLLAAGGALGAVAATAPTASGAAPLASAGAPTASAAGRAPGHARVRTGFERLADDGYALLAGERVGIVTNPTGITRDARHIVDVMHADERVDLVAVFGPEHGFRGTAQAGGSEGRYDDPATGLPVYDTYLKSGQPLADVFTASGVDTVVFDIQDAGARFYTYIWTLYDCMVAAALAGKRFVVLDRPNPVTGRAALGPVLDRAFATFVGREPIAQAHGMTVAELALLFNGEFLTTPVALETVRMTGWRRTDFFDATGLPWVPPSPNMPTPETAVVYSGTCLFEGTNLSEGRGTTRPFELLGAEGIDRRWAEAANALGLPGVRFREAYFAPTFSKFQGKTVGGVQLHVHDRESFDPVRAGIGLLVTARSSWSGFAWRADNWIDKLTGSTRVRTLIDAGAGVDEVVGAWQTDLAAFRAVRREYLLYR, encoded by the coding sequence ATGGGCCTGTCGCGACGGAAGCTGCTGGCCGCCGGGGGCGCCCTGGGGGCGGTGGCGGCCACCGCCCCCACCGCCTCGGGCGCCGCGCCCCTCGCGTCGGCCGGTGCGCCCACCGCCTCGGCGGCCGGGCGGGCGCCCGGACACGCGCGCGTGCGGACCGGATTCGAGCGTCTCGCCGACGACGGGTACGCGCTGCTCGCCGGGGAGCGCGTCGGCATCGTCACCAACCCGACCGGCATCACCCGGGACGCCCGGCACATCGTCGACGTGATGCACGCCGACGAGCGGGTGGACCTGGTGGCCGTCTTCGGCCCGGAGCACGGCTTCCGGGGCACCGCGCAGGCGGGCGGCTCCGAGGGGCGGTACGACGACCCGGCGACCGGGCTGCCCGTCTACGACACGTACCTCAAGAGCGGGCAGCCGCTCGCGGACGTCTTCACCGCCTCCGGCGTGGACACCGTCGTCTTCGACATCCAGGACGCCGGCGCCCGCTTCTACACCTACATCTGGACGCTGTACGACTGCATGGTGGCCGCGGCGCTCGCCGGGAAACGGTTCGTGGTCCTGGACCGGCCGAACCCGGTGACCGGGCGGGCGGCACTGGGCCCCGTCCTGGACCGGGCGTTCGCCACCTTCGTCGGACGCGAGCCGATCGCGCAGGCGCACGGCATGACGGTGGCCGAGCTGGCCCTGCTCTTCAACGGCGAGTTCCTCACGACGCCGGTCGCCCTGGAGACCGTGCGCATGACGGGCTGGCGGCGGACGGACTTCTTCGACGCGACCGGGCTGCCCTGGGTGCCGCCCAGCCCCAACATGCCGACGCCGGAGACCGCGGTCGTCTACTCCGGCACCTGTCTCTTCGAGGGGACGAACCTCTCCGAGGGCAGGGGCACCACCCGCCCCTTCGAGCTCCTCGGCGCGGAGGGGATCGACCGGCGGTGGGCGGAGGCGGCGAACGCCCTCGGCCTGCCCGGCGTCCGGTTCCGCGAGGCCTACTTCGCGCCGACCTTCTCCAAGTTCCAGGGAAAGACCGTCGGCGGGGTGCAGCTGCACGTCCACGACCGGGAGTCCTTCGACCCGGTACGGGCCGGGATCGGGCTCCTGGTCACCGCCCGGAGTTCCTGGTCCGGCTTCGCCTGGCGGGCGGACAACTGGATCGACAAGCTGACGGGTTCGACGCGGGTGCGGACGCTGATCGACGCCGGTGCCGGGGTGGACGAGGTCGTCGGGGCGTGGCAGACGGACCTGGCGGCCTTCCGGGCGGTACGGAGGGAGTACCTGCTCTACCGCTGA
- a CDS encoding erythromycin esterase family protein, with protein MNPSGTSLRHRLPLVGLLLAVCLGALAPAAGAAGAPAAAPDPARELARTAAPLTDLRPLDRMIGSAKVVGIGEATHSSAEFFTAKHRIFEHLVERQGFTTFALEANWSTGLLVDAWVRTGRGDIRAIMRDEFQESYRLWNTEEYLDLFRWMRRHNQLHPDHPVRFMGNDLGYAGANLFDDVTAYVARTHPALLPRFQELYRGSRPTGGVEAWMKGYMTKPRAERQRMAAEVNAALALLERQRPAKDARAREAARWAVQNARAIAQVGTEYAHDMLTDAGIAAAMLYRDRVMAENTVWWQRQTGDRIVLSAHNGHVGYETPKPDQYPRIQGAFLRDALGRDYVSVGASFGRGSFNAHDTEAPGEPLRRFTVGTLGPDSNAHTLDRVSPDAFYLDLRRTTPAARGWLAVPRPTRSIGTAYPWPDTVHRARLSTAYDLIVHFPRITAARVR; from the coding sequence ATGAACCCTTCCGGCACCTCCTTACGACACCGTCTGCCCCTCGTCGGACTGCTCCTGGCCGTCTGCCTCGGCGCCCTGGCGCCCGCCGCCGGGGCCGCCGGGGCCCCGGCGGCCGCCCCCGACCCGGCGCGCGAACTCGCCCGCACGGCCGCGCCGTTGACCGACCTCCGGCCGCTCGACCGGATGATCGGCTCGGCCAAGGTCGTCGGGATCGGCGAAGCCACCCACAGCTCGGCGGAGTTCTTCACCGCCAAGCACCGGATCTTCGAACACCTCGTGGAGCGCCAGGGCTTCACCACCTTCGCCCTGGAGGCCAACTGGTCCACCGGGCTGCTCGTCGACGCGTGGGTGCGCACGGGCCGCGGCGACATCCGGGCGATCATGCGGGACGAGTTCCAGGAGTCGTACCGGCTCTGGAACACCGAGGAGTACCTCGACCTCTTCCGCTGGATGCGACGGCACAACCAGCTGCACCCCGACCACCCGGTCCGTTTCATGGGCAACGACCTCGGCTACGCGGGCGCGAACCTCTTCGACGACGTGACCGCGTACGTCGCCCGCACCCATCCCGCGCTCCTCCCCCGCTTCCAGGAGCTGTACCGCGGCTCGCGCCCCACGGGCGGGGTCGAGGCCTGGATGAAGGGCTACATGACCAAGCCGCGCGCCGAACGGCAGCGGATGGCCGCCGAGGTGAACGCGGCACTCGCCCTCCTGGAGCGGCAGCGCCCCGCGAAGGACGCACGCGCGCGTGAGGCGGCCCGCTGGGCGGTGCAGAACGCGCGGGCCATCGCCCAGGTCGGCACCGAGTACGCCCACGACATGCTGACGGACGCCGGCATCGCCGCCGCCATGCTCTACCGCGACCGGGTCATGGCCGAGAACACCGTGTGGTGGCAGCGGCAGACCGGCGACCGGATCGTGCTCTCCGCGCACAACGGGCACGTCGGTTACGAGACCCCGAAGCCCGACCAGTACCCGCGGATCCAGGGCGCCTTCCTGCGGGACGCGCTCGGCCGGGACTACGTGAGCGTCGGCGCCTCCTTCGGTCGGGGATCCTTCAACGCGCACGACACCGAGGCCCCCGGCGAGCCGCTGCGGCGCTTCACCGTCGGCACCCTGGGACCGGACAGCAACGCCCACACCCTCGACCGGGTCTCGCCCGACGCCTTCTACCTGGACCTGCGGCGCACGACCCCGGCCGCGCGCGGCTGGCTCGCCGTCCCCCGGCCGACCCGGAGCATCGGAACGGCGTACCCCTGGCCCGACACCGTGCACCGGGCGCGCCTCTCCACCGCGTACGACCTGATCGTCCACTTCCCCCGGATCACGGCGGCCCGCGTCCGCTGA
- a CDS encoding serine-threonine protein kinase: MSVEPYREITFDKDGDGPAGQPAALVALARQGVTDLVVFAHGWNSSPAGATRLCADFFEPFPGLLAPGVEAGYAGVIWPSMMFTGEPVPDYRALVTVLPEKEPVLDRLTELLVTAPADEAAFAEFGALLRELTDVAGDGGHRAGAAGPREPVPEFLVADPVEVCALFTEALEAEAGRTEGFGEGSPEGFRDGPVEGFGEGLGRYWKGAREVLRQATYYVMKKRAGHVGEFGLGPLLGEVARAAPRLRVHLVGHSMGARLVAYALKGLPSGARPVASVTLLQGAFSHYAFADRLPHDAGRAGALRELQNRVRGPVVACYSRHDTALGVFYPLASRLAGDSASLTRAAGLLGSGDPRWAAIGHDGVQAVPGTVVRSLATVLREGVPASGCVSVDTADVVRSHSDICRAELARVVVSAARTGR; encoded by the coding sequence ATGAGTGTGGAACCGTACCGGGAGATCACCTTCGACAAGGACGGCGACGGACCCGCGGGGCAGCCCGCGGCCCTCGTCGCACTGGCCCGGCAGGGCGTCACCGATCTGGTGGTGTTCGCGCACGGATGGAACAGTTCCCCGGCCGGCGCCACCCGGCTCTGCGCCGACTTCTTCGAACCCTTCCCCGGTCTGCTCGCCCCCGGCGTCGAGGCCGGGTACGCGGGCGTGATCTGGCCCTCGATGATGTTCACCGGCGAGCCGGTCCCCGACTACCGGGCCCTCGTGACGGTCCTCCCGGAGAAGGAGCCGGTCCTCGACCGGCTCACCGAACTCCTCGTGACGGCGCCGGCGGACGAGGCGGCGTTCGCCGAGTTCGGTGCGCTGCTGAGGGAACTGACCGACGTGGCCGGCGACGGCGGCCACCGGGCGGGCGCCGCCGGGCCCCGTGAGCCGGTGCCGGAGTTCCTGGTGGCCGACCCGGTGGAGGTCTGTGCCCTCTTCACCGAGGCGCTGGAGGCGGAGGCCGGACGGACGGAGGGTTTCGGGGAGGGCTCTCCGGAAGGCTTCCGTGACGGCCCCGTTGAAGGCTTCGGCGAGGGGCTCGGGCGGTACTGGAAGGGGGCCCGCGAGGTCCTGCGGCAGGCCACGTACTACGTGATGAAGAAGCGCGCCGGTCACGTCGGCGAGTTCGGCCTCGGGCCGCTGCTCGGGGAGGTCGCCCGTGCCGCTCCCCGGCTCCGCGTCCATCTGGTCGGCCACAGCATGGGCGCCCGGCTCGTCGCGTACGCACTGAAGGGGCTGCCTTCGGGGGCGCGGCCGGTCGCCTCCGTGACGCTCCTCCAGGGCGCCTTCTCGCACTACGCGTTCGCGGACCGGCTGCCGCACGACGCCGGACGCGCGGGCGCGCTGCGGGAGCTGCAGAACCGGGTCCGGGGGCCCGTGGTGGCCTGCTACTCGCGGCACGACACGGCGCTCGGCGTCTTCTACCCGCTGGCGTCCCGGCTCGCGGGCGACTCGGCGTCGCTGACCCGGGCCGCCGGTCTGCTAGGCTCCGGCGACCCGCGCTGGGCGGCGATCGGGCACGACGGCGTCCAGGCGGTGCCCGGGACGGTCGTACGGTCGCTGGCGACGGTGCTGCGCGAGGGAGTGCCGGCCTCGGGGTGCGTGAGCGTCGACACGGCGGACGTGGTCCGCTCCCACAGCGACATCTGCCGGGCGGAGCTGGCCCGGGTGGTGGTGTCTGCGGCGCGGACGGGCAGGTAG
- a CDS encoding 3-keto-5-aminohexanoate cleavage protein gives MLQVCLNGTRGPGDAAAVPMSPESLAESAARAVAAGAVEVRMHPRTPCGGTSLSPRVLGPALRSVRAAVGGGVRVTTAVAAEPDAGRRTERIRSWAVLPDLVSVDWHEPGAEEVAGALLERGIGVEAGLWARTDGPERFARSALAPRVRRVLTKVPWPSAWSGAEEAACSCLSGLQLPPGVPVLAHGEDAGAWPVLRLARRLGLAVRIGLEDTVLLPDGTRARSNAELVAAALAGPGGLSITRPDPEVAGAP, from the coding sequence GTGCTGCAGGTCTGTCTCAACGGGACACGGGGGCCCGGTGACGCGGCGGCGGTGCCGATGTCGCCCGAGTCGCTCGCGGAGTCCGCGGCGCGGGCGGTGGCGGCGGGCGCCGTGGAGGTGCGGATGCATCCCCGGACGCCGTGCGGGGGTACGTCGCTCTCGCCCCGGGTGCTCGGCCCCGCCCTGCGTTCGGTCCGGGCCGCGGTGGGCGGGGGCGTACGGGTGACGACCGCGGTGGCCGCCGAGCCCGACGCGGGGCGTCGGACCGAGCGGATCCGGTCCTGGGCGGTGCTGCCCGACCTGGTGTCGGTCGACTGGCACGAGCCGGGGGCCGAGGAGGTCGCGGGGGCGCTCCTGGAGCGCGGGATCGGGGTCGAGGCCGGGCTGTGGGCCCGTACGGACGGTCCGGAACGCTTCGCCCGCTCGGCGCTCGCGCCCCGCGTACGACGGGTCCTCACGAAGGTCCCGTGGCCATCGGCCTGGAGCGGGGCCGAGGAAGCCGCGTGCTCCTGCCTCTCCGGGCTCCAGCTGCCGCCCGGTGTTCCCGTGTTGGCGCACGGTGAGGACGCCGGGGCCTGGCCGGTGCTGCGGCTCGCCCGGCGGCTGGGCCTGGCCGTCCGGATCGGCCTCGAGGACACCGTGCTGCTCCCGGACGGCACCCGGGCCCGCTCCAACGCGGAGCTGGTCGCCGCCGCCCTCGCGGGCCCGGGGGGCCTGTCGATCACACGGCCCGATCCGGAAGTGGCGGGGGCGCCTTGA
- the soxR gene encoding redox-sensitive transcriptional activator SoxR has translation MPQIPEKIHELTVGQLSARSGAAVSALHFYEAKGLISSRRTTGNQRRYGRDTLRRVAFVRAAQRVGIPLATIRQALAQLPEERTPTNEDWARLSAAWRTELDERIKQLGRLRDHLTDCIGCGCLSLETCVLSNPDDAFGERMAGSRLLPVRNTAPGGDET, from the coding sequence GTGCCGCAGATTCCAGAGAAGATCCACGAGCTCACCGTCGGCCAGCTCTCCGCCCGAAGCGGGGCCGCCGTCTCGGCCCTCCACTTCTACGAGGCGAAGGGGCTCATCAGCAGCCGCCGCACCACCGGCAACCAGCGCCGCTACGGCCGGGACACCCTGCGCAGGGTCGCCTTCGTCCGCGCCGCGCAGCGTGTGGGGATCCCGCTGGCGACGATCCGTCAGGCCCTCGCCCAGCTCCCGGAGGAGCGCACGCCCACGAACGAGGACTGGGCCCGGCTCTCGGCGGCCTGGCGCACCGAGCTGGACGAGCGCATCAAACAGCTCGGCCGGCTCCGCGACCACCTGACGGACTGCATCGGCTGCGGCTGTCTCTCCCTGGAGACCTGCGTGCTGTCCAACCCCGACGACGCCTTCGGCGAGCGGATGGCGGGCTCCCGCCTGCTGCCCGTACGCAACACCGCCCCCGGCGGCGACGAGACGTAG
- a CDS encoding MaoC family dehydratase, translating to MAEPRIFTSAEELRAGVGEQLGHSDWVEIDQKRIDLFAEATGDHQWIHVDPERAASGPFGTTIAHGYLTLSLLPLFVPQVLRVEGMKMGLNYGTEKVRFPAPVPVGSRLRATAVLTKVEEAGGGVQVTAAVTVERDGSEKPVCVAESVSRYYF from the coding sequence ATGGCCGAGCCGAGGATCTTCACCTCCGCCGAGGAGCTGCGCGCGGGGGTCGGCGAGCAGCTGGGGCACAGCGACTGGGTGGAGATCGACCAGAAGCGGATCGACCTCTTCGCCGAGGCGACCGGGGACCACCAGTGGATCCACGTGGACCCGGAGCGCGCGGCCTCCGGCCCGTTCGGCACGACCATCGCGCACGGCTATCTGACCCTGTCGCTGCTCCCGCTGTTCGTGCCGCAGGTGCTGCGGGTCGAGGGCATGAAGATGGGCCTCAACTACGGCACGGAGAAGGTGCGTTTCCCCGCGCCCGTGCCGGTCGGTTCACGGCTGCGCGCCACGGCCGTCCTGACGAAGGTCGAGGAGGCCGGCGGCGGTGTGCAGGTGACGGCCGCCGTGACGGTGGAGCGCGACGGCTCCGAGAAGCCGGTCTGCGTCGCCGAGTCGGTCTCCCGCTACTACTTCTGA
- a CDS encoding TetR/AcrR family transcriptional regulator → MSTAEETPGGEDMPWGEVTPEAARRLLVAAVEAFAERGYHATTTRDIAGRAGMSPAALYIHYKTKEELLHRISRIGHDKALEILRGAAAGDGTAAERLADAVRSFVRWHAERHTTARVVQYELDALGPEHRAEIVELRRRSDAAVRGIIDEGVAAGEFDVPDVGGTTVAVLSLCIDVSRWFNAQGRRSPDEVGALYADLVLRMVGAQK, encoded by the coding sequence ATGAGCACGGCGGAGGAGACGCCTGGGGGCGAGGACATGCCCTGGGGCGAGGTCACGCCCGAGGCGGCCCGGCGACTGCTGGTGGCCGCCGTCGAGGCGTTCGCCGAGCGCGGCTACCACGCCACCACCACCCGGGACATCGCCGGCCGCGCGGGGATGAGCCCGGCCGCGCTCTACATCCACTACAAGACCAAGGAAGAGCTGCTCCACCGGATCAGCCGCATCGGTCACGACAAGGCCCTGGAGATCCTCCGGGGCGCCGCCGCCGGGGACGGCACGGCGGCCGAGCGCCTCGCCGACGCCGTGCGCTCCTTCGTCCGCTGGCACGCCGAGCGCCACACCACCGCGCGGGTCGTCCAGTACGAGCTCGACGCCCTCGGCCCCGAGCACCGGGCCGAGATCGTGGAGCTGCGCCGCCGCTCCGACGCGGCGGTGCGCGGAATCATCGACGAGGGCGTGGCCGCGGGCGAGTTCGACGTCCCGGACGTCGGCGGCACCACCGTCGCCGTGCTCTCGCTCTGCATCGACGTCTCGCGCTGGTTCAACGCCCAGGGGCGCCGGTCGCCCGACGAGGTCGGCGCGCTCTACGCCGACCTCGTCCTCAGGATGGTCGGCGCTCAGAAGTAG